A single Xenopus laevis strain J_2021 chromosome 3S, Xenopus_laevis_v10.1, whole genome shotgun sequence DNA region contains:
- the avpr1a.S gene encoding vasopressin V1a receptor, protein MDVVTLVSDSQQQHGVNVADAMGDAGSANSSLFNSSDSGQGNKTGDPYVRNEALAKIEIAVLAVIFVAAVLGNCSVLLGLYKSKKKMSRMHLFIKHLSVADLVVAFFQVLPQLCWDVTYRFWGPDILCRVVKHLQVFGMFASAYMLVVMTADRYIAICHPLKTLQQPTKRSYVMILGAWLVSFLLSTPQYFIFSLSRVKEGSDVYDCWANFIEPWGSKAYVTWITGGIFVVPVIILITCYGFICYNIWRNIQGKTKREETEGRTSRGLLSTSVSSVKTISRAKMRTVKMTSVIVTAYILCWAPFFTVQMWSVWDQNIEWTDSEDFMITMTALLGSLNSCCNPWIYMFFSGHLLQDFIHSFPCFQKIKQTLTKEDSDSSTRRQTSFTRIQTRSPTNSTDTLKESPRSSKSIKFLPIQT, encoded by the exons ATGGATGTGGTCACGCTTGTGTCTGACAGTCAGCAGCAGCACGGAGTTAACGTGGCCGACGCAATGGGAGACGCTGGCAGCGCAAACTCTTCCCTGTTTAACAGCAGCGACAGCGGCCAGGGAAACAAGACTGGAGACCCTTATGTCCGCAATGAGGCGCTGGCCAAGATCGAGATCGCCGTATTAGCCGTGATCTTCGTGGCGGCGGTGCTGGGCAACTGTAGCGTGCTGCTCGGGCTGTACAAGTCCAAGAAGAAAATGTCCCGGATGCACCTGTTCATCAAACACCTGAGTGTGGCCGATCTGGTGGTGGCGTTCTTCCAGGTGCTGCCTCAGCTGTGTTGGGACGTCACCTACAGGTTTTGGGGTCCGGATATCCTGTGCCGCGTTGTGAAGCACCTGCAGGTGTTCGGCATGTTCGCCTCAGCCTATATGTTAGTGGTAATGACTGCCGACCGCTACATTGCCATCTGCCACCCGCTGAAGACCCTACAGCAGCCCACCAAGCGGTCCTACGTGATGATCCTGGGCGCCTGGCTCGTCAGCTTCCTCCTCAGCACCCCGCAGTACTTCATCTTCTCGCTCAGCCGAGTGAAGGAGGGCAGCGACGTGTATGACTGCTGGGCCAACTTCATCGAGCCGTGGGGGTCGAAGGCTTATGTCACGTGGATCACCGGCGGCATCTTCGTGGTGCCCGTCATCATCCTCATCACCTGCTACGGCTTCATCTGCTACAACATCTGGAGGAACATCCAGGGCAAGACCAAGCGGGAGGAGACGGAGGGGAGGACGAGCCGCGGGCTGTTGTCCACCTCAGTGAGCAGCGTCAAGACCATCTCCCGCGCTAAAATGAGGACTGTGAAAATGACTTCAGTCATAGTGACTGCCTATATCCTCTGCTGGGCGCCTTTCTTCACCGTGCAGATGTGGTCTGTGTGGGACCAGAACATCGAATGGACCG ATTCAGAGGACTTTATGATCACCATGACGGCACTCTTGGGCTCTCTGAACAGTTGCTGCAACCCTTGGATATACATGTTCTTCAGCGGGCATCTCCTGCAAGATTTCATACACAGCTTTCCCTGCTTTCAAAAAATCAAGCAAACTCTCACCAAGGAGGATTCCGACAGCAGCACCCGCAGGCAAACCTCATTCACGAGGATCCAGACGAGAAGTCCAACCAACAGCACAGATACCCTGAAGGAGTCCCCCAGATCCAGCAAGTCTATCAAATTCTTGCCCATCCAAACCTGA